In the Ctenopharyngodon idella isolate HZGC_01 chromosome 21, HZGC01, whole genome shotgun sequence genome, AACATAATGAAGCCATTCACACATTTCTTCTTTGGGTTTGGCTGCGTTGTAACACGTCCTGCTCTTGAAGTGCGCCTGTGTGTATATCCTTTTCTTGCTCTTTTCAGAGGAATGAGTTGTTCTGGggtttcatcttcagaacttTTGTTCCCTTCCTCACTCTTCAAGTACAGATAGCTGCCATTTCCAGGACTCATGACAGTCTCCTAATTTGTCAAGAGAAGATACCATAAATAGAGggctcactgtaaaacagtatCTCATTAAATTAACAtacaatggggtccaaaattccactagtaaaaattttgtatttttctaaTTCCAATTTTGTccttgtaaattattttttcagcATGCTTTGAGTTAATTTCCTGTACAAAGACAAATGATCAGTGTCACAAAGTGCAGAATCTTTTAATCTATTCGTTTTTTCATCATGCATAACGTCCAGATTTTACACTTTTGAAAAtcctgttttctgtgtgaaacTGTTTAACCCTCAGAGACCCAAgcaatgtattatttttatttttgtcaacattaaacatgtctttaggaagccattagttaacatacaggcagaattttcattggaAAAACACTGCAGAATTCCAATGCTGGGCATTTAGTGTTGCAAAATTTCACCactatttttttatacagtaagtGATAATGTATTTCAACCAGATACGgtcataaaatatattcacattttatttataatgtagtaATTTTAATACCACTTTACAATACCAAAATTTAGGGCATGTAAGCTTCTTTTGCACACTGTTATGTGTAGTTTTACCCATATAAAGTTATGTATTAATGCTTTACATTTGCTTATGCAAATCTGCTATGCTGGGTCTCCAAGGGTCTCTTGTCCCAGATTTTTattgtggtctcagacttttttAGACCCCACAGGCAACAAAAGATAACAGGTTTGGCCTTACTGAGTCATTTCCAAAACTGCTTTGCAAACTGGGACTTTTTAAGATGGTAGATTCTGGGGTGACCCACACGTCCTCGAATAATGCTGTTatggtaaaaaaatattgttcagTCAGCATTCCAGTCTTGTTTGTAATTTCACACTGCCGGTAATGAGCACATTTGGTTCTAAGCCTATTTTGCccaactgtttttgttctattatattataaattgtagaaagtatttttttcataaaatagtAAAGTAAATAGTAAACATGTTAGTCTACAGTAGTATAGTATATAATGTGTGAAAGCCTGTATGGATCATCTTTACTTTGTAGCGCTTCTCGTCCTTCGGGATGGAGAGAACGGCTCAGACCTTGAGAAGGAGACGTAAGCAGAGAGGGGTTGAGGATCAGGCTGTCTGTTTCCCGCAGGGGTGGCGAACGCACAGGCAGTATTGGTGTTTTTGGCAGTGTATGTCTGAAAGGAAAATGCTTTTTCCATGCAGCTGGAAAAGCTCCAAGCATGGGGTCTTTAAGAAGAATTCCTGATCTGAAGATTtagtaaaacataaaaacaagttACGAGCTTGCACACAGGtacatcttaaagggatagttcacccaaaaatgaaaatttctgtcttcatattttgaagaacgtcggtaaccaaacagttgatgggccccattgccatagtatttttttttttttcatactatggaagtcagtggggaccagcaactgtttggtttccatattcttcaaaatatcttcttttgtgttcagcaaaagagagaaattcatacaggtttggaacaacttgagggtgagtaaacgacagaattttcatttttgggtgaactaactgtTTAAGATGTCATTTCTCTGCTATtcacaaatataaattaaatatccaatatacAAACCCTGATGGAGGTGTATCCAACACCTTTCTCCCTGGGCTTCcatcttcacttcctgtttggtcTTCACAGATACTACAGGTACATTCAGTCTCAGTGCTCCCTGATAACAGAAAATATCCTTAGGTATTCTGTTTAAGCGTGTGGATTTAACTGATGTCTAACACCAAAAaagacaagatttttttttcacctgtatTGTAAGAGGAAGTTGTGGAGTTGGAGTCTGTGGAGCTTTGTGATGGCTCGCTATCATCAACAGACCACGACTCTTTGTCCTCTGCA is a window encoding:
- the LOC127503235 gene encoding uncharacterized protein LOC127503235 isoform X2; this encodes MIKQCVIGSVLCPQETLINMLQCFDFHQSHIHSLKNHVPPHCLPKSNEKKSESENEDAPLSSTPPQFLKAKKIYTYSGINKYTVRLSDKKRDPQSKDSERFIINAVEEQEHQLVSDGQSNSSEVETAEDKESWSVDDSEPSQSSTDSNSTTSSYNTGSTETECTCSICEDQTGSEDGSPGRKVLDTPPSGSGILLKDPMLGAFPAAWKKHFPFRHTLPKTPILPVRSPPLRETDSLILNPSLLTSPSQGLSRSLHPEGREALQTLFEDVWVTPESTILKSPSLQSSFGNDSETVMSPGNGSYLYLKSEEGNKSSEDETPEQLIPLKRARKGYTHRRTSRAGRVTTQPNPKKKCVNGFIMFCRMNRKLYIRSYPGIPSTTVTKELANLWHILPKRERRLYCLKAWSFSCQQNRNVRAQAHEAEIKAERSVPSPLHMLLAYREVYEAVK